Genomic window (Streptomyces sp. LX-29):
AACGGCCTCAGCTCCGAGAAGCGGACCTACCCGGACTGGTACGACCAGGACACCATCAAGCTCGACGAGATGTCGAAGATCGAGCAGACGCTGCTCAGCGAGATGGAGGCCAAGGCCCGCGAGCTGCGTTCGGACGCCGAGCGCGACGCCTACCTCAACGGTGTGCTGATCCTGCTGGTCCTCGGCATCTCGCTGGTCGGCGCGTTCGTCGTGGCCCGCTCCATGGTGCGCTCGCTGCGCCGGCTCCAGGAGACCGCCCAGGAAGTCGCCCAGAAGCGCCTTCCCGAGCTGGTCAAGCAGCTCTCCGAGGCCGACCCGCAGGACGTGGACACCTCCGTCGAGTCCGTCGGTGTGCACAGCCGGGACGAGATCGGAAAGGTGGCCGCGGCCTTCGACGACGTGCACCGCGAGGCGGTGCGACTCGCCGCCGAGCAGGCGCTGCTGCGAGGCAACGTCAACGCGATGTTCACCAACCTCTCGCGTCGTAGCCAGGGTCTTATCCAGCGCCAGCTCTCGCTCATCTCCGAGCTGGAGAGCCGCGAGGCCGACCCGGACCAGCTGTCCTCGCTGTTCAAGCTCGACCACCTCGCCACCCGTATGCGCCGTAACGGTGAGAACCTCCTCGTTCTCGCGGGTGAGGAGCCGGGTCGCCGGTGGACCCGCCCGGTGCCGCTGGTCGACGTGCTCCGTGCCGCCGCCTCCGAGGTGGAGCAGTACGAGCGCATCGAACTGAGCGCCGTTCCCGGCACCGAGGTCGCCGGCCGCGTCGTCAACGACCTCGTGCACCTCCTCGCCGAGCTGCTGGAGAACGCCACCTCGTTCTCCTCGCCGCAGACCAAGGTCAAGGTCACCGGTCACGCGCTGCCGGACGGCCGGGTGCTGGTCGAGATCCACGACACCGGCATCGGCCTCTCCCCGGAGGACCTGGCCGCGATCAACGAGCGACTGGCCAGCCCGCCCACCGTGGACGTGTCGGTCTCCCGCCGCATGGGCCTGTTCGTGGTCGGCCGCCTGTCCCTGCGACACGGCATCCGCATCCAGCTGCGTCCCTCCGACTCGGGCGGCACCACCGCCCTGGTCATGCTGCCGGTCGACGTCGCCCAGGGCGGCAAGAAGCCGGGCGCGCCCACGGGCAAGCCCGGTGCGCCCGGCGCCCCGCAGGGTGGCGGCTCCGGCGGCGGTGCCGGCCTCATCGGCTCCGCGCCCTCGCGCCGTCAGGTCCCGCAGTCCGGCTCGCGCCCCGCGCTGCCCGGCAGCGGCCTGGCCGGCCTGCCCACCCGCAAGGCGGGCGCCTCCAGCGGCGGCCCCGCCCCGACGGGCGGCAGCCTGTTCGACGCGGGCCGGCCGCCCGGCGCCGAGCCCCGACGCTCCCCCGGCACGCCTCCCGGCCTTCCCGGCACGCCTCCCGGCCTCCCCGGCGGCCGCGGCGGTCTGCCGGTGCGCGGCGACAACCCCGCGGTGGCCCCGCCGACCGGCGCCCCGAGCCGCGGGGAGGGCCCCGGCCGCCCCGCCCGCCCGGCCGAGTCCGGCGCACGGCCGCAGCTCCCGGCCCGCGAAGCGGCGCCCGAGCTGCCCTCCTCCCAGGCCCCCGGCACCAGCTGGGGCGCGCGTCGCGCGGCCCAGGGTGGGGACGACGACTGGCCGTCGGGCCCGCCCTCGTCGGAGGGCCGCGGCGGGCGTGACCCGCTCGACGCTCCGCGCGGGCACGACGACGTCGACACCGGCTCCCAGACCTCGCAGTTCGCCCGCCCCGACCTCGGTCAGGGCCCGGGCGACACCGGCCAGTTCCCGCAGCCGGACCTCGGTCAGGGACACGGCACCACCGGCCAGTACGCCCGCCCCGACCTCGGTCAGGGCCCGGGCGACACCGGCCAGTTCCCGCAGCCGGACCTCGGTCAGGGACACGGCACCACCGGCCAGTACGCGCGCCCCGACCTCGGCCAGGGCCCCGGCGACACGGGCCAGTTCCCGCAGCCGGACCTCGGCCAGGGCCCGGGCGACACCGGCCAGTACGCCCGCCCCGACCTCGGCCAGGGCCCCGGCGACACCGGACAGTTCCCGCGCCCGGGTGCGGCCTCCGGCGGGTACCTCCCGCAGGGCGGGCCCGGCGTCGGGCTCGGTGGCGACACCGGCGAGTACCCGCGGCCGCAGGCCGACGCGCACGGTTCCGCCAACGGGGTGGCCCACAGCTCCCCGCTGGACGACCCGGCACCGGTGGCACCGGCCGCGTCCGGTGACTTCCGTACGCCGATCTTCGACACCATCGAGTCGAACTGGTTCCGGGGCGTCCCCGGAGCCGCCGAGCAGGACCGCCAGGCCGCGCCGGCACAGCCGTCCCGCGAGGGGCAGCCGGCGCAGGACCAGGGCGGCGAGCAGCGGCAGCCGGCCCGTGCCGCCGACACGGGTGCGTCCGGCGGCTGGAACTCGTCCAACGACGAGCACTGGCGGCGCGCCGAGCAGGTGCGCGAGCCCGCCTCGGGCGGCATCACCTCCTCCGGGCTGCCGCGCCGTGTGCCGCGCGCCAACCTCGTGGAGGGCACCGCGCAGCAGCAGACCCACCAGACCGGTCCGCAGGTCTCCCGCGCGCCCGACGACGTGCGCGGGCGACTGACCAACCTCCGTCGGGGCATCCAGCAGGGCCGTCAGGCCGGCACCGGCCCCGGTCAGGGGTCTGGAACCGCACCCGGTAGCAATCACGATCGCGGCGTTGGCCCGACTTACCAGCAGGAGCGTTAGTTGAGCCCGATGAGCCAGGCGGCGCAGAACCTGAATTGGCTGATCACGAACTTTGTGGACAACACCCCCGGGGTGTCGCACACGGTCGTGGTCTCCGCCGACGGACTCCTCCTCGCGATGTCCGAAGGGTTCCCCCGCGACCGCGCGGACCAGCTGGCGGCGGTCGCCTCCGGTCTGACCTCGCTGACCGCCGGAGCCTCCCGCATCTTCGAAGGCGGTGCGGTCAACCAGACCGTCGTCGAGATGGAGCGCGGCTTCCTCTTCATCATGTCCATCTCGGACGGATCCTCGCTGGCCGTCCTCGCCCACCCCGAGTGCGACATCGGCCTCGTCGGCTACGAGATGGCCCTGCTCGTCGACCGCGCGGGTGGGGTGCTCACTCCCGACCTGCGCGCCGAGCTCCAGGGCAGCCTGCTGAATTGACCGACCGCCCACCGGCACCCGCCGCCGGCACGACCGTCACCTCGCTGTCCCGACCGGAGGATTCATGACCCCGCCCCCTGCCTCGCCGTACGGCGGCCATCATCAGTCGTACGGAGGCGACGACCAGCCGCTGGTGCGTCCGTACGCCATGACCGGAGGCCGGACCCGGCCGCGCTACCAGCTCGCCATCGAGGCGCTGGTCAGCACCACGGCCGACCCGGCCGCGCTGCAGGGTCTGCTCCCCGAGCACCAGCGCATCTGCCACCTGTGCCGCGAGGTCAAGTCGGTCGCCGAGGTCTCGGCGCTGCTGAGCATCCCGCTCGGCGTGGCCCGGATCCTCGTGGCCGACCTCGCCGAGGCGGGGATGGTCACCATTCACCAGCCGGGCGGCAGCTCGGAAGCCGGCGGCACGCCGGATGTGACACTGCTGGAAAGGGTGCTCAGTGGACTTCGGAAGCTCTAGCGGCGGCGTGTCGACCCGCTCCACCACCTCCGCGAAGATCGTGGTGGCGGGCGGATTCGGCGTGGGCAAGACCACGTTCGTCGGCGCGGTCTCGGAGATCAACCCGCTGCGCACCGAAGCCGTGATGACCTCGGCCTCGGCGGGGATCGACGATCTGAGCCACGTTCAGGACAAGACCACCACCACGGTGGCGATGGACTTCGGCCGTATCACGCTGGACGACGATCTGATCCTGTACCTGTTCGGTACGCCGGGCCAGGACCGCTTCTGGTTCATGTGGGACGACCTGGTCCGCGGCGCCATCGGCGCCGTGGTGCTGGTCGACACCCGCCGTCTCGCCGACTGCTTCCCCGCGGTCGACTACTTCGAGAACAGCGGCCTGCCCTTCGTCGTCGCCCTCAACGGCTTCGACGGCCACCAGCCGTACGGCCCCGAAGAGGTCCGCGAGGCGCTCCAGATCGGCCCCGACGCCCCCATCATCACCACCGACGCGCGGCACCGGAACGAGACGAAGAGCACGCTCATCACCCTCGTCGAGCACGCGCTCATGGCCCGGCTGAAGTAACGATCCGCGTGGATCGGACGGCATTGCGGTAACCCGCGCAAGACGATCACGCAAGAATGATCAATTCGGCCGATAATGCCGGAAGTTATGCCCCGCGGCGGGTTGTGTCATACGACACGACCCGCCCGGGGCTTCATAACGTTTCGACAGAGAATTACTCACGTGTGCATACGCAACGCGTACGTGGTGTACCCCTCCGCACACAACCGCCTCGCCTTCTGCCCCGCCTGACGCTTTATGCCCGTTTTATCTATGTGCCGGGGGTGCGTCCTGATGCTTTGCCCACTGTTTGGAACCGGCCCGCGTGACGTGCTGGAATTCCTTGAACTGGGCAGTAAGGGCTCAGCCGAGAACGGCACGGAATCAGGTGCCGGGGCCGAGAGGTTGTTGGTCGAGTGAGGCGAAGCAAACCGAACTCCGCGCAAACGCAGGCGCGCGGGAACTTCACCCCGCCGCAGCGTGCGGCGGCGGCGAGCGAGGACGCGCCCGAGACTTCCGCACCGCCGGCCGGCAAGGGGGGTGGACGGCTGTCGCCGGGCAACTGGCGCGTACCCACCCGACTGAACGCCATCCTGCTCATCCCCGTGCTCGTCGCGCTGGTCTTCGGCGGGTTCCGCGTGGAGTCCTCGCTGGCGACCTGGAGCGAGGCGCAGGACGCCGAGCGGACCGCCCGTGTGGTGCGAGCCGCGGCCGCGTACGGCCAGGCGCTGGTCAACGAGCGCGACGTCACCGTCAAGCCGCTGCTGACCAAGTCCGACACGGATGTGGTCCAGCAGGCGCGGGCGGCGACCGACACGGCGGCGGACGAGTTCGCCAAGCGGGTCAAGGACATGCCGGATTCGGCCAGCCTCAAGCGCCGCCTCAAGGCGTTCGAGGCGGTCGAGCCGCAGCTGGAGACGCTGCGCCGGAACGCCTACACCTCCGAGCTCCCCGGTGCGAAGACCGAGGAGGGCTACGTCGCGGTCCAGCACCCGCTGATGGAGTTCGCCAACGAGCTCGGTCTGGGCACCGGCAACATCACCTCCTACGGCCGCACCGTCTACGCGGTGTCGCTGGCCAAGGCATCCGCGTCGATTCAGCGCTCGCTGGGCACCCATCTGCTGGTCAAGCCGGGCTCCAGCGACCAGCGCAGGCTGATGCTGACCTCGCTGGCCTCGTACGTCTACCTGGAGAAGATCGCCCTCGACGAGTTCAAGTCGGGTGGTCTCCCGGAGGACGTCACCCTCATGGACGACGAGCTGGCCAAGGCGGCCAGCGCCCACGAGGAAGAGATCGCGCAGGACAAGCAGGAGGCCGAGGGCGTCGGCGAGGACTTCACCGCGCCGCCGGCCACGGAGCGGATGCTCGCGGAGATCGCCTCGCCGACCGCCACGAGGGCCAAGCTCCAGTCGCTGGGGATCACGCCGGACAGCTGGTTCGAGGCCACCACGCACAAGTTCGACGCCTACCGCAACGTCGAGTCGCAGCTGGCGGACAAGGCCGTGGAGGAGGCCGCGCAGATCTCCTCCGACGCCAAGACCGACGCGATCGTCAACTCCGCGATCGTGCTGGTCGCGCTGCTCGCCGCGTTCATCGTGGCCGGCATGATGGCCCGCTCCATGAGCCGCTCCATGCGCCGGCTGCGCGCCGCCGCCTTCGAGGTGGCCGAGCAGCGTCTGCCGGCGCTCGTCGACCAGCTCTCGCGCACCGACCCGGGCCGCGTCGACACCCGGGTGGAGCCGATCAAGATCAACACCAAGGACGAGATCGGCGAGGTCGCCCGCGCCTTCGACCAGGTCCACCGCGAGGCCATCCGGCTCGCCGCCGAGCAGGCCCTGCTGCGGGGCAACGTCAACGCGATCTTCACCAACCTCTCCAGCCGTAACCAGGGCCTGATCGAGCGCCAGCTCACCCTGATCACCAGCCTGGAGAACAACGAGGCCGACCCGGACCAGCTGGAGAACCTCTTCAAGCTGGACCACCTGGCCACCCGCATGCGCCGCAACGGCGAGAACCTGCTGATTCTCGCCGGCGAGGAGCCGGGCCGCCGCTGGAACCAGCCGGTTCCGCTGGTCGACGTGTTGCGCGCCTCCGCCTCCGAGGTGGAGAGCTACGAGCGCATCGAGATCGACGGCGTCCCGGAGAGCGAGATCCACGGCCAGGCCGTGACCGACCTCGTGCACCTGCTCTCCGAGCTGCTGGAGAACGCCACCACGTTCTCCTCCCCGCACACCAAGGTCCGGGTCACCGCGACCAGGCTGCCGGACGGCCGCGTCATGATCGAGATTCATGACAAGGGCATCGGTCTGACCGCCGAGGACTTCGCGGACATCAACCACAAGCTTGCCAACCCGCCGACGGTGGACGCCGCGATCTCCCAGCGCATGGGGCTGTTCGTGGTCGGCCGACTGGCGGACCGGCACGACATCCGGGTGCAGCTGCGCCCCTCCGGAGAGCAGGCCGGCACCACCTCGCTGGTCATGCTCCCGGACGCGATCACGCACGGTGGTGGCGGCGAGGAGCTGCCGGACGACTTCACGGTCTCCCGGATCGTTCCCGAGCAGCCGCACGCCACCCAGGAGACCCCGATCCTGCGCTCCGCGGCCGAGCTGGGCTTCGACGACTCGCACTACGGCGAGCGGCAGGCCCAGCGTCCCGCGGCGGGGGAGGGCGGCTTCAACCCGATCGAGCGCTCGCTGCAGCGTGGCGAGCGGCGCGCGGCGATGGGGGCCCATGCCCACCGGCAGCAGCCCACCGATCCGGCGACCGGCTACCCGGCGGCCGAGGCGGGCTACGCCGACCCGGCGGCCGGATTCCAGCAGCCGCCGGCCGGCTATCCGGAGGCGGGCCGGGAGGCCGGCTATGCGGAAGCGGGCTACGGGCACCAGACGGAGCCCCAGCAGCAGCCGTACGCGGACTACAACTCCCCTGTCGACCAGGGCGGGTGGGCCGCACAGGGCTCGTACGATGCCGGGTACGCGCCGGAGCACGGAACGCAAGCGG
Coding sequences:
- a CDS encoding nitrate- and nitrite sensing domain-containing protein, which codes for MRRSKPNSAQTQARGNFTPPQRAAAASEDAPETSAPPAGKGGGRLSPGNWRVPTRLNAILLIPVLVALVFGGFRVESSLATWSEAQDAERTARVVRAAAAYGQALVNERDVTVKPLLTKSDTDVVQQARAATDTAADEFAKRVKDMPDSASLKRRLKAFEAVEPQLETLRRNAYTSELPGAKTEEGYVAVQHPLMEFANELGLGTGNITSYGRTVYAVSLAKASASIQRSLGTHLLVKPGSSDQRRLMLTSLASYVYLEKIALDEFKSGGLPEDVTLMDDELAKAASAHEEEIAQDKQEAEGVGEDFTAPPATERMLAEIASPTATRAKLQSLGITPDSWFEATTHKFDAYRNVESQLADKAVEEAAQISSDAKTDAIVNSAIVLVALLAAFIVAGMMARSMSRSMRRLRAAAFEVAEQRLPALVDQLSRTDPGRVDTRVEPIKINTKDEIGEVARAFDQVHREAIRLAAEQALLRGNVNAIFTNLSSRNQGLIERQLTLITSLENNEADPDQLENLFKLDHLATRMRRNGENLLILAGEEPGRRWNQPVPLVDVLRASASEVESYERIEIDGVPESEIHGQAVTDLVHLLSELLENATTFSSPHTKVRVTATRLPDGRVMIEIHDKGIGLTAEDFADINHKLANPPTVDAAISQRMGLFVVGRLADRHDIRVQLRPSGEQAGTTSLVMLPDAITHGGGGEELPDDFTVSRIVPEQPHATQETPILRSAAELGFDDSHYGERQAQRPAAGEGGFNPIERSLQRGERRAAMGAHAHRQQPTDPATGYPAAEAGYADPAAGFQQPPAGYPEAGREAGYAEAGYGHQTEPQQQPYADYNSPVDQGGWAAQGSYDAGYAPEHGTQAESTPSVPEASRERVEFNHSDSSAPSAGDGHSLTDAGLPRRNRGWQQPDGSTAGMADAAPEQSSEQSLPRRTPGAGLSQPGRSENASGEGSGNGGDGWRSANDELWQRAGRIREPKAGGVTSSGLPRRVPKANLVDGAAAQSPQGGPQVSRAPEAVRGRLSNLRRGVQQARNAGSESSTEQDQHDQQGFGPGSTYDQER
- a CDS encoding DUF742 domain-containing protein, which encodes MTPPPASPYGGHHQSYGGDDQPLVRPYAMTGGRTRPRYQLAIEALVSTTADPAALQGLLPEHQRICHLCREVKSVAEVSALLSIPLGVARILVADLAEAGMVTIHQPGGSSEAGGTPDVTLLERVLSGLRKL
- a CDS encoding nitrate- and nitrite sensing domain-containing protein, whose amino-acid sequence is MQGRFKREGSASADPEPRGGSDRGSSPQRAQSTGLTPGDHGSDAGSGSGALPGAPAGGGGGGGGEAADKAQPKAKGPTGPGARIALRNWRISTRLVSLLALPVVAATTLGALRIETSLENIQQLDHMKLLTEMTQQATQLADALQEERDKSAGPLAGEGSQKDDRVVATREKTSRAITAFQEATADVDPNDPTMIGVQSTLVDISKQLGKIRSIRDTAYDDKTYIAQTVESYNELITSLLSLSQDMAQATSNSEMINSTRALATFSAAKEYASIQRAVISAALANPKGAALSANDRRYGKSALDKETEALRRFVQIRRDSSEDLLEPLNGGRPDITAADKYAQRVLRDANGLSSEKRTYPDWYDQDTIKLDEMSKIEQTLLSEMEAKARELRSDAERDAYLNGVLILLVLGISLVGAFVVARSMVRSLRRLQETAQEVAQKRLPELVKQLSEADPQDVDTSVESVGVHSRDEIGKVAAAFDDVHREAVRLAAEQALLRGNVNAMFTNLSRRSQGLIQRQLSLISELESREADPDQLSSLFKLDHLATRMRRNGENLLVLAGEEPGRRWTRPVPLVDVLRAAASEVEQYERIELSAVPGTEVAGRVVNDLVHLLAELLENATSFSSPQTKVKVTGHALPDGRVLVEIHDTGIGLSPEDLAAINERLASPPTVDVSVSRRMGLFVVGRLSLRHGIRIQLRPSDSGGTTALVMLPVDVAQGGKKPGAPTGKPGAPGAPQGGGSGGGAGLIGSAPSRRQVPQSGSRPALPGSGLAGLPTRKAGASSGGPAPTGGSLFDAGRPPGAEPRRSPGTPPGLPGTPPGLPGGRGGLPVRGDNPAVAPPTGAPSRGEGPGRPARPAESGARPQLPAREAAPELPSSQAPGTSWGARRAAQGGDDDWPSGPPSSEGRGGRDPLDAPRGHDDVDTGSQTSQFARPDLGQGPGDTGQFPQPDLGQGHGTTGQYARPDLGQGPGDTGQFPQPDLGQGHGTTGQYARPDLGQGPGDTGQFPQPDLGQGPGDTGQYARPDLGQGPGDTGQFPRPGAASGGYLPQGGPGVGLGGDTGEYPRPQADAHGSANGVAHSSPLDDPAPVAPAASGDFRTPIFDTIESNWFRGVPGAAEQDRQAAPAQPSREGQPAQDQGGEQRQPARAADTGASGGWNSSNDEHWRRAEQVREPASGGITSSGLPRRVPRANLVEGTAQQQTHQTGPQVSRAPDDVRGRLTNLRRGIQQGRQAGTGPGQGSGTAPGSNHDRGVGPTYQQER
- a CDS encoding ATP/GTP-binding protein gives rise to the protein MDFGSSSGGVSTRSTTSAKIVVAGGFGVGKTTFVGAVSEINPLRTEAVMTSASAGIDDLSHVQDKTTTTVAMDFGRITLDDDLILYLFGTPGQDRFWFMWDDLVRGAIGAVVLVDTRRLADCFPAVDYFENSGLPFVVALNGFDGHQPYGPEEVREALQIGPDAPIITTDARHRNETKSTLITLVEHALMARLK
- a CDS encoding roadblock/LC7 domain-containing protein, with protein sequence MSQAAQNLNWLITNFVDNTPGVSHTVVVSADGLLLAMSEGFPRDRADQLAAVASGLTSLTAGASRIFEGGAVNQTVVEMERGFLFIMSISDGSSLAVLAHPECDIGLVGYEMALLVDRAGGVLTPDLRAELQGSLLN